The following coding sequences are from one Streptococcus mitis window:
- a CDS encoding DUF1292 domain-containing protein, with protein MSHDHNHDHEERELITLVDEQGNETLFEILLTIDGKEEFGKNYVLLVPVNAEEDEDGQVEIQAYSFIENEDGTEGELQPIPEDSEDEWNMIEEVFNSFMEE; from the coding sequence ATGTCACACGATCATAACCACGACCACGAAGAACGTGAATTAATTACACTAGTAGATGAGCAAGGAAATGAAACCTTGTTTGAAATCCTTTTGACGATTGACGGAAAAGAAGAATTTGGGAAAAACTATGTTCTTCTAGTACCAGTTAACGCAGAAGAAGACGAAGACGGACAAGTTGAAATTCAAGCTTACTCATTCATCGAAAACGAAGATGGAACAGAAGGTGAATTGCAACCAATCCCAGAAGACTCAGAAGACGAATGGAACATGATTGAAGAAGTCTTCAATAGTTTTATGGAGGAGTAA
- the mgtA gene encoding magnesium-translocating P-type ATPase produces MKTTKERLATAIHTSLNETLSFYKTSLTGLTEEQVEKNRDLYGENTITKGQEDSILKKIYESIINPFTIILLVIAMISLVTNVWLAKPGQEDPTTSIIIVVLVLISGGIRFVQELRSDKAATNLSKMIVNTATVIRQGEIQEVPIDDLVVGDVVKLSAGDMIPADLLLFESRDFFVQQSGLTGESESVEKLALTKATVQQSDSLLEAEALAFMGTNVLSGSAKAVVLAVGDDTMMGAIEQTLNTYDEPTSFEREMNSISWLLIRLMLVMVPIVFLSNGLTDGDWLEAGVFALSVGVGLTPEMLPMIITASLAKGSIIMAKEKVVIKKLNAIQDLGAIDILCTDKTGTLTQDEIVLEYPLDIHGRLDLTVLRRAYLNSYFQTGLKNLMDRAIIKRTEKEAKEHALLQNLAQTFQKIDELPFDFERRRMSVIVKDEHEVVSLVTKGALEEMLTISSYAEYQGVITPLTDVIREEILAEVRQLNQQGLRVLGVAYKSGLREGHAYTVDDEGDMILTGYLAFLDPPKPSAAPAIKALLEHGVQTKILTGDNEKVTQAVCEKVGLDINQILLGSEIDQMSDQELAQAVEEVTVFAKLSPDQKARIILQFKANGHAVGYMGDGINDAPSMKVADVGISVDTAVDIAKETADVILLDKDLMVLEKGLVEGRKVYANMTKYIKMTVSSNFGNILSLLVSGIFLPFLPMAPVHLIILNLVYDLSCIALPFDKVDKDFLRNPHTWEAKSITRFMIWMGPISSAFDILTFSLLYFIIVPMTTGQAYVHGAESAVGFIVLFQTGWFIESMWSQTMVIHMLRSAKIPFLQSRPAWLVLVTTLLAAAFVTFLPYSPLAILLHLTPLKPIYFIFLLFIIILYMISVTIVKKIYIKKYQEWL; encoded by the coding sequence ATGAAAACTACAAAAGAAAGATTAGCAACAGCTATTCATACATCTTTAAACGAAACTCTATCTTTTTATAAGACAAGTCTAACAGGCTTGACTGAGGAGCAGGTGGAGAAAAATCGTGACCTATATGGCGAAAATACCATCACAAAGGGTCAAGAAGACAGTATCCTCAAAAAGATTTACGAATCCATTATCAATCCTTTTACCATCATCTTGCTGGTCATCGCCATGATTTCCTTGGTGACCAATGTCTGGTTGGCAAAACCAGGTCAAGAAGATCCGACAACTTCCATTATCATCGTTGTCCTAGTCCTCATTTCTGGTGGCATACGCTTTGTCCAAGAACTCCGTAGTGATAAGGCTGCGACCAATCTATCAAAAATGATTGTCAACACAGCGACTGTCATTCGTCAAGGAGAAATCCAAGAAGTACCTATCGATGATTTGGTAGTAGGTGACGTGGTTAAATTAAGCGCTGGAGACATGATTCCAGCAGATCTTCTTTTATTTGAGTCGCGCGATTTCTTTGTACAACAGTCGGGCTTGACAGGTGAAAGTGAATCGGTTGAAAAATTGGCCTTGACCAAGGCAACAGTTCAACAATCTGATAGTCTGCTGGAAGCAGAAGCGCTCGCCTTTATGGGAACCAATGTCTTGTCTGGTAGTGCTAAGGCCGTGGTTTTGGCGGTTGGTGATGATACCATGATGGGGGCCATTGAGCAGACTTTGAACACCTATGACGAGCCTACTTCGTTTGAGCGAGAAATGAATAGTATTTCGTGGCTCTTGATTCGTTTGATGCTGGTCATGGTGCCCATCGTTTTCTTGTCCAATGGTTTAACAGATGGCGACTGGTTGGAAGCTGGCGTATTTGCTTTGAGTGTTGGTGTTGGGCTTACACCTGAGATGCTTCCTATGATTATCACGGCCAGTCTAGCAAAAGGCTCCATCATTATGGCCAAGGAAAAAGTGGTTATCAAGAAACTCAATGCCATACAGGACTTAGGGGCGATTGATATTTTGTGTACAGATAAGACAGGAACTCTAACCCAAGACGAAATTGTCCTTGAATATCCTTTGGACATCCACGGACGCTTGGATTTGACCGTCTTGAGACGAGCTTATCTCAATTCTTATTTTCAAACGGGCTTGAAAAATTTGATGGACAGAGCCATCATCAAACGGACTGAAAAGGAAGCAAAAGAACACGCCCTCTTGCAAAATCTGGCTCAAACTTTTCAAAAAATAGATGAGCTTCCCTTTGATTTTGAACGTAGACGGATGAGTGTTATCGTTAAGGATGAACACGAAGTTGTTAGTTTGGTAACCAAGGGTGCCCTAGAGGAGATGTTGACGATTTCCAGTTATGCGGAATACCAAGGAGTGATTACTCCCTTGACAGATGTTATTAGAGAAGAAATTTTAGCAGAAGTCAGACAACTAAATCAACAAGGTTTGCGTGTCTTGGGAGTGGCCTATAAGTCAGGTTTGAGGGAAGGCCATGCCTATACAGTTGATGATGAAGGGGATATGATTCTAACTGGTTATTTAGCCTTCCTAGATCCTCCTAAACCATCTGCAGCACCAGCAATTAAGGCTCTGTTAGAACATGGAGTTCAAACAAAAATTTTGACGGGAGACAACGAAAAAGTTACTCAAGCAGTCTGTGAAAAGGTTGGTTTGGATATCAATCAGATACTGTTAGGATCTGAAATTGATCAGATGAGTGATCAAGAATTGGCCCAAGCAGTAGAGGAGGTAACAGTATTTGCCAAACTTTCTCCTGACCAAAAAGCGAGGATTATTTTGCAATTTAAGGCCAATGGTCATGCTGTAGGCTATATGGGAGATGGGATCAATGATGCTCCTTCTATGAAAGTTGCAGATGTGGGGATTTCTGTTGATACAGCAGTAGATATTGCCAAAGAAACGGCTGATGTTATCCTACTTGATAAGGATCTCATGGTGCTTGAAAAAGGACTTGTTGAAGGTCGTAAGGTCTATGCCAATATGACTAAATATATCAAAATGACAGTGAGTTCTAATTTTGGAAATATCTTATCCCTATTGGTCTCTGGAATCTTTTTGCCATTTTTACCAATGGCACCAGTCCATTTGATTATCCTAAATCTAGTCTATGATTTGTCTTGTATTGCCTTGCCTTTTGACAAGGTGGATAAAGATTTTTTGAGAAATCCGCATACCTGGGAAGCTAAGTCCATCACACGTTTCATGATTTGGATGGGACCTATCTCTTCTGCCTTTGATATTTTGACCTTCAGTTTGCTTTATTTTATCATTGTACCCATGACAACAGGTCAAGCTTATGTTCATGGGGCAGAGTCTGCCGTAGGTTTTATTGTCTTGTTTCAGACAGGTTGGTTTATCGAGTCCATGTGGTCACAGACCATGGTTATCCATATGCTGCGTTCAGCTAAAATTCCCTTTTTACAAAGTCGTCCAGCTTGGCTAGTCCTTGTGACAACCTTATTGGCTGCAGCCTTTGTGACCTTCCTTCCCTACAGTCCACTCGCAATCCTACTTCATCTAACTCCTTTAAAACCGATTTATTTCATCTTTTTACTTTTCATCATTATTTTGTATATGATTAGCGTGACAATTGTGAAAAAAATCTATATCAAGAAATATCAAGAATGGCTGTAA
- the spx gene encoding transcriptional regulator Spx, producing MIKIYTVSSCTSCKKAKTWLNAHQLSYKEQNLGKEGITREELLDILTKTDNGIASIVSSKNRYAKALGVDIEDLSVNEVLNLIMETPRILKSPILVDEKRLQVGYKEDDIRAFLPRSVRNVENAEARLRAAL from the coding sequence ATGATTAAAATTTATACAGTCTCAAGTTGTACTAGCTGTAAAAAAGCAAAAACCTGGCTCAATGCCCACCAGTTAAGTTATAAAGAACAAAACCTTGGTAAAGAAGGAATTACGAGAGAAGAATTACTGGATATTCTGACAAAAACAGATAACGGAATAGCCAGCATCGTTTCGTCTAAAAATCGCTATGCCAAAGCCCTTGGAGTGGATATTGAAGATTTGAGTGTCAATGAAGTCCTCAATCTGATTATGGAAACACCGAGAATTTTAAAGAGCCCAATCCTTGTGGATGAAAAACGCCTGCAAGTTGGCTATAAGGAAGACGATATTCGTGCCTTCCTACCACGCTCTGTCCGTAATGTAGAAAATGCAGAAGCACGTTTGCGTGCAGCTCTATAA
- a CDS encoding SP0191 family lipoprotein: MKKIALVSLAFLFVLVGCGQKKETGTATKTEKDTLQSALPVIENAEKNTVVTKTLVLPKSDDGSQQTQTITYKDKTFLSLSIQQKRPVSDELKTYIDQHGVEETQKALLEAEEKDEAIIEARKLAGFKLETKLLSATELQTTTSFDFQVLDVKKASQLEYLKNIGLENLLKNEPSKYISDRLANGATEQ; the protein is encoded by the coding sequence ATGAAAAAAATAGCTCTTGTTAGTCTAGCTTTCCTTTTTGTCCTGGTTGGTTGCGGACAGAAAAAAGAAACTGGAACAGCTACAAAAACAGAAAAGGATACGCTTCAGTCGGCATTGCCAGTTATTGAAAATGCCGAGAAGAATACAGTTGTGACCAAGACTTTGGTCTTGCCCAAGTCAGATGATGGTAGTCAGCAAACCCAAACCATTACATACAAGGACAAGACTTTTTTGAGCTTAAGCATTCAACAAAAGCGTCCAGTCTCTGATGAGTTGAAAACTTATATTGACCAACACGGAGTGGAAGAAACTCAAAAAGCTCTTCTCGAGGCAGAGGAGAAGGATGAGGCCATCATAGAAGCTCGTAAATTAGCAGGATTTAAGCTTGAAACCAAACTATTGAGTGCAACTGAACTTCAAACAACGACTAGTTTTGATTTTCAAGTTTTGGATGTCAAGAAGGCTTCTCAGTTAGAATATTTGAAGAACATTGGTTTAGAAAATCTCTTGAAGAATGAACCAAGCAAATATATTTCAGATAGATTGGCAAATGGCGCGACAGAACAATAG
- a CDS encoding IreB family regulatory phosphoprotein yields MGFTEETVRFKLDDSNKKEISETLTDVYASLNDKGYNPINQIVGYVLSGDPAYVPRYNNARNQIRKYERDEIVEELVRYYLKGQGVDL; encoded by the coding sequence ATGGGATTTACTGAAGAAACAGTACGTTTTAAATTGGACGATTCCAATAAAAAAGAAATTAGCGAAACTCTGACTGATGTTTATGCTTCGTTGAACGATAAGGGCTACAACCCAATCAACCAAATCGTAGGTTACGTATTGAGTGGAGACCCTGCCTACGTTCCTCGTTATAATAATGCACGAAATCAAATCCGTAAGTATGAGCGCGATGAAATCGTTGAAGAATTGGTCCGCTACTACCTTAAAGGACAAGGAGTCGATCTATAA
- the ruvX gene encoding Holliday junction resolvase RuvX, producing MRIMGLDVGSKTVGVAISDPLGFTAQGLEIIQINEEQGQFGFDRVKELVDAYKVERFVVGLPKNMNNTSGPRVEASQAYGAKLEELFGLPVDYQDERLTTVAAERMLIEQADISRNKRKKVIDKLAAQLILQNYLDRKF from the coding sequence ATGAGAATTATGGGATTAGACGTCGGTTCAAAAACGGTAGGGGTGGCTATTAGCGATCCGCTGGGTTTTACAGCTCAAGGACTTGAAATCATCCAAATCAATGAGGAACAAGGCCAATTTGGTTTTGACCGCGTTAAGGAGTTGGTTGATGCTTACAAGGTGGAACGATTTGTAGTGGGATTGCCTAAAAACATGAACAATACAAGCGGACCGCGCGTGGAAGCTAGTCAAGCCTACGGAGCAAAGCTAGAAGAGCTTTTTGGTTTACCAGTAGACTATCAAGATGAACGCTTGACAACAGTTGCTGCAGAGCGCATGTTGATCGAGCAAGCAGATATTAGCCGAAACAAGCGCAAGAAAGTCATTGATAAGTTAGCAGCTCAGCTGATTTTACAAAATTATTTAGATAGAAAATTTTAA